Proteins encoded together in one Drosophila albomicans strain 15112-1751.03 chromosome 2R, ASM965048v2, whole genome shotgun sequence window:
- the LOC117575419 gene encoding armadillo-like helical domain-containing protein 3: MTSRKRSGSGSTKRPKEKVVYIYELLCRGEDPSADSPEFWNEFFLLQPNFESLEDQVSKLNSEQLQLVKPNLNTLFQKCIEMLDTEKEDHPKRLVNSLQTLCSLFYGIYKKCNTEPSSNILNEIFGHETMDEWLKLLMQYCNRILLGDVTENARFMCLKLLLVLVTGTDVGQNVLFEYLMMHSLFDAFVRLLSDPTFRTQHGHDIVILLTILVNYRKHEATNPYVVQLSILADELALNGYGQMISQSLIDFCRQYMQSLNNVQSSSWFSSLSNMVGNMFVSDEGCERVQQIKANNGLLLALYEAVHLNRNFITTLAHTQAESSAPPSPSNTLSLTQPTPDLANAPIIDMTQYPTNLLVAVFQYCSIVMQDNKNESSIANLKLCFLILTCISEDQYANSMMHDNNLTFKVMLHRAQMRHRKLNIDRVGKSQPLAATLLDLLVEFIVSHLMKKFPMELYLLCIGVIHRILCYQKRCRVRLNYPWKELWSALIGLLRFLVNQEQTLVKKCNIFHLSLQVVNIFNLFITFGDTFLATTNSYDELYYELNREEKVFTEIHAMVLRYTTMPECEYKDDVIKLLNALVNILAIVKHFQNKIKEWLAEQGLSTPTEEQILDVVRKNYDLTLKLQYSLDQYERYAEAPLHSSFFQAMVRDVVNDTRKHIYGYVKEAVSVIPEQEVLLAGVGTTTATTTTTSTSTSAVTATTTSTSST, encoded by the exons ATGACATCAAGAAAACGAAGTGGCAGCGGCTCAACGAAACGTCCCAAGGAAAAG GTTGTTTACATATATGAGCTGCTATGTCGCGGCGAGGATCCCAGTGCGGACAGTCCAGAGTTCTGGAACGAGTTCTTTTTGCTGCAGCCGAACTTCGAGTCGCTCGAGGATCAAGTCAGCAAGTTAAACAGtgaacagctgcagctggtgAAACCCAATTTGAATACGCTCTTTCAGAAATGTATCGAGATGCTGGATACGGAGAAGG AGGATCATCCGAAGCGTTTGGTCAACAGCCTCCAAACTTTGTGCTCCCTTTTTTAtggcatatataaaaagtgcAACACAGAGCCCAGCTCGAACATCTTAAATGAAATCTTTGGCCACGAAACAATGGACGAATGGCTGAAGCTGCTCATGCAATACTGCAATCGCATTCTGCTCGGCGATGTCACCGAGAATGCGCGCTTCATGTGCCTGAAACTGTTGCTCGTTCTTGTCACGGGCACCGATGTTGGCCAGAATGTGCTTTTTGAATATCTGATGATGCACAGTCTGTTCGATGCCTTTGTGCGCCTGCTCAGCGATCCCACATTTCGCACACAGCATGGCCATGATATTGTCATATTGCTTACGATCTTGGTGAACTATCGCAAGCACGAGGCCACCAATCCATATGTGGTACAGCTTTCCATATTGGCCGATGAGCTGGCATTGAATGG ATATGGACAAATGATCTCACAGTCACTGATCGATTTCTGCCGGCAATACATGCAGAGTCTGAACAATGTGCAATCCTCATCGTGGTTCTCCTCGCTCTCCAACATGGTTGGCAACATGTTTGTCTCCGATGAGGGCTGTGAGCGTGTGCAGCAGATTAAGGCTAACAATGGCCTATTGCTGGCCCTCTATGAGGCAGTGCATCTTAATCGCAACTTTATTACAACTCTGGCGCACACACAAGCGGAGTCGAGTGCGCCGCCATCGCCCAGTAACACTTTGAGTCTGACGCAGCCGACGCCTGATTTGGCGAATGCGCCCATCATTGATATGACCCAGTATCCCACAAATTTGCTAGTGGCAGTCTTTCAATATTG TTCAATTGTGATGCAGGACAATAAGAACGAGTCGAGCATCGCCAATTTGAAGCTGTGCTTTCTCATACTCACCTGCATATCGGAAGATCAGTATGCCAACTCAATGATGCACGATAACAATCTGACGTTTAAGGTGATGCTGCATCGGGCCCAGATGCGACATCGCAAGCTGAACATCGATCGTGTAGGCAAATCGCAACCCTTGGCGGCCACGCTTCTCGATCTTTTGGTGGAGTTCATTGTGTCGCATTTAATGAAAAAGTTCCCCATGGAGTTGTATCTGCTGTGCATTGGGGTCATCCATCGCATACTCTGCTATCAGAAACGCTGCCGCGTTCGCCTCAATTATCCGTGGAAGGAGCTGTGGTCAGCGTTGATTGGTCTGTTGCGTTTTCTGGTCAATCAGGAACAGACGCTGGTCAAAAAGTGCAATATATTCCATTTGTCGCTTCAAGTGGTCAACATATTCAATCTCTTCATCACATTTGGCGACACATTCCTGGCCACCACAAACAGCTACGACGAACTCTACTACGAGCTAAATCGCGAGGAAAAGGTCTTTACAGAAATCCATGCCATGG TCTTACGCTATACAACGATGCCGGAATGTGAATACAAAGATGATGTGATAAAGCTACTCAATGCCTTGGTCAATATACTGGCCATTGTCAAGCATTTCCAAAACAAGATCAAGGAGTGGCTCGCCGAGCAGGGCTTGTCCACGCCCACGGAGGAGCAAATACTCGATGTTGTGCGCAAGAATTATGATTTAACGTTGAAGCTGCAGTACTCATTGGATCAGTACGAACGTTATGCTGAGGCTCCGCTGCACAGCAGTTTCTTTCAGGCCATGGTGCGTGACGTGGTCAACGATACACGCAAACACATTTACGGCTATGTGAAGGAGGCTGTCTCCGTTATACCAGAGCAGGAGGTGCTCTTAGCTGGAGTTGGAACAAccacagcgacaacaacaacgacatccACGAGCACATCGGCAGTGACGGCGACAACGACGAGCACATCGTCCACGTAG
- the LOC117575583 gene encoding iron-sulfur cluster assembly scaffold protein IscU: MSMIRQSSRLLTAQLRRVQSVPCAMYHENVVEHYENPRNVGSLDKKDVSVGTGLVGAPACGDVMKLQIKVDENGKIIDAKFKTFGCGSAIASSSLATEWVKGKSIDEAGKLKNTDIAKELRLPPVKLHCSMLAEDAIKAALADYKVKQQKKESN, from the exons ATGTCTATGATCCGTCAATCCTCCCGACTGCTGACTGCACAGCTGCGTCGAGTACAGAGCGTGCCATGCGCTATGTACCATGAAAAT GTTGTTGAGCACTATGAGAATCCGCGCAACGTGGGATCGCTAGACAAGAAGGACGTGAGCGTTGGGACGGGACTCGTTGGCGCTCCGGCATGTGGTGATGTGATGAAATTGCAGATCAAAGTGGACGAGAATGGCAAGATCATCGATGCCAAGTTTAAAACATTCGGCTGTGGTTCGGCAATCGCCAGTAGCTCGCTGGCCACCGAATGGGTTAAGGGCAAGTCCATCGATGAAGCTGGCAAATTGAAGAATACGGACATTGCTAAGGAGCTGCGTTTGCCTCCTGTAAAGCTGCACTGCTCGATGCTGGCTGAGGATGCCATCAaggctgctttggctgactaTAAGGtcaagcagcagaagaaggaATCGAATTAA
- the LOC117575856 gene encoding ubiquitin-conjugating enzyme E2 N-like: MSSLPRRIIKETQRLMQEPVPGINAIPDENNARYFHVVVAGPNDSPFEGGVFKLELFLPEDYPMSAPKVRFITKIYHPNIDRLGRICLDVLKDKWSPALQIRTILLSIQALLSAPNPDDPLANDVAELWKVNEAEAIRNAREWTQKYAVED, from the coding sequence atGTCCAGTTTGCCACGTCGCATCATCAAGGAGACACAGCGTTTGATGCAGGAGCCGGTGCCCGGCATCAATGCCATTCCCGATGAGAACAATGCACGCTACTTCCATGTGGTGGTCGCCGGTCCAAATGATTCGCCCTTCGAGGGAGGGGTCTTCAAGTTGGAGCTGTTTCTGCCCGAGGATTATCCGATGTCGGCACCCAAGGTGCGTTTCATCACAAAGATCTATCATCCGAATATCGATCGCTTGGGCCGCATTTGCCTCGATGTGCTGAAAGACAAATGGAGTCCAGCGCTGCAAATTCGCACCATACTTCTGTCCATTCAGGCGCTCCTCAGCGCCCCCAATCCCGATGATCCTTTGGCCAACGATGTCGCCGAATTATGGAAGGTCAACGAGGCCGAGGCCATTCGCAATGCTCGTGAATGGACTCAGAAATACGCTGTCGAAGACTAA